Proteins found in one Primulina eburnea isolate SZY01 chromosome 16, ASM2296580v1, whole genome shotgun sequence genomic segment:
- the LOC140817240 gene encoding thylakoid lumenal 17.4 kDa protein, chloroplastic yields MTPKETDTNQENMATFSSPLPQRALSFGKSSRKHRYATSTLEDLNLKFTVKCSSMTDGSKSVESLSLFKEFRNVGCGMLAVWAITGVSPVIAAGQRLPPLSAEPNRCERAFVGNTIGQANGVYDKPLDLRFCDYTNEKSNLKGKSLAAALMSDAKFDGADMTEVIMSKAYAVGASFKGTNFSNAVLDRVNFGKANLEGAVFNNTVLSGSTFDDARLQDVDFENTIIGYIDLKKLCLNKTINNEGRANLGCR; encoded by the exons ATGACTCCAAAAGAAACTGATACCAACCAAGAAAACATGGCAACCTTCTCCAGTCCTCTTCCGCAAAGAGCTCTCTCTTTTGGAAAAAGTTCAAGAAAACACAGATACGCTACTTCCACTCTCGAGGACCTGAATTTGAAGTTCACAGTCAAATGTTCCT CCATGACGGATGGATCCAAATCAGTAGAAAGCTTATCCCTGTTTAAGGAATTTAGAAATGTAGGTTGTGGGATGCTTGCTGTTTGGGCTATCACTGGTGTTTCTCCCGTAATTGCTGCTGGTCAG AGGCTGCCCCCATTGTCAGCAGAGCCAAATAGGTGTGAGCGAGCATTCGTAGGTAATACGATTGGTCAAGCAAATGGAGTTTATGATAAACCACTCGATCTTCGGTTTTGTGATTACACGAATGAGAAGTCCAACCTCAAGGGGAAGTCTTTGGCTGCGGCACTCATGTCAGATGCCAAGTTTGATGGTGCGGACATGACTGAAGTGATCATGTCTAAGGCTTATGCTGTTGGAGCTAGTTTTAAGG GTACAAATTTTTCCAATGCTGTTTTGGACCGAGTGAATTTTGGGAAGGCAAATCTTGAAGGAGCTGTGTTTAACAATACTGTCCTGTCAGGATCCACGTTCGACGATGCACGACTTCAAGATGTCGACTTTGAGAACACCATCATAGGTTATATTGATCTTAAGAAACTGTGTCTGAATAAGACTATTAACAATGAAGGAAGAGCCAACTTGGGATGCCGATAG
- the LOC140816861 gene encoding glucan endo-1,3-beta-glucosidase, whose amino-acid sequence MTMERKILIPSLFEIFGLALSLFVSIRTSGVEGSIGVNFGTVANDLPPPRQVAHFLQESTIISHVRLFDSDSEMLKAFAGTDIVITVTIPNDEFPQLTKLDYAQKWVKTNILPHINATNIARVLVGNEVLSTGNKLLIANLVPAMHGLHNALVRESLNQKIKISTPHSLGILSNSTPPSSGTFRRGYDTYILKPLLEFLKATDSPFMINPYPFFGCSESTLDYALFRPNLGVFDVNTELTYGNMLDGQLDAVFSAIKRLGFIDIDIVIAETGWPSRGDTGQVGVDVESAAEYNRKLMQHVRSGVGTPLMRNRTFETYIFALFNEDLKPGPTCERNFGLFEPNFTPVYDIGILKPMATETVPPGKKQRPQKQHWCLPKHDVSDNRLQMNLDYVVVWASIAARFRKTGRGFTRIRSGTMHPTP is encoded by the exons ATGACGATGGAGCGAAAAATCTTGATCCCTTCTCTCTTCGAAATCTTCGGACTAGCTCTCTCTCTATTTGTATCGATTCGCACCTCAG GTGTGGAGGGGTCTATTGGCGTGAACTTTGGCACGGTGGCGAATGACCTCCCTCCACCGCGACAAGTAGCGCATTTTTTACAAGAATCCACTATTATAAGCCATGTCAGGCTGTTTGATTCCGACTCGGAAATGCTTAAAGCATTCGCGGGTACCGATATAGTCATTACGGTAACCATTCCGAATGATGAATTCCCACAGCTGACAAAGTTGGATTACGCTCAAAAATGGGTGAAAACCAACATTTTGCCGCACATAAATGCTACAAACATCGCCAGGGTTCTCGTCGGAAATGAAGTACTTTCCACCGGAAATAAGCTTCTGATAGCAAATCTTGTCCCTGCAATGCACGGTCTTCATAATGCCTTAGTTAGAGAGTCACTGAATCAAAAGATCAAGATTTCGACCCCGCATTCATTAGGCATACTGTCCAACTCGACTCCTCCTTCATCGGGGACGTTTAGGCGGGGCTACGACACTTATATCCTAAAGCCACTTCTCGAATTCTTGAAAGCCACCGACTCACCCTTCATGATCAATCCATATCCATTCTTTGGATGTTCCGAAAGCACATTAGATTATGCTCTTTTTAGGCCGAACCTTGGGGTGTTCGATGTAAACACCGAGCTTACTTACGGTAACATGCTGGATGGTCAGCTAGATGCTGTTTTTTCGGCTATAAAACGTTTGGGATTCATCGATATCGATATTGTTATAGCTGAAACAGGGTGGCCATCAAGAGGGGATACAGGGCAAGTCGGGGTTGATGTAGAAAGTGCAGCAGAGTACAATAGGAAACTGATGCAACATGTGAGATCAGGCGTTGGGACACCCCTCATGCGAAACAGAACATTCGAGACATACATTTTTGCACTTTTTAATGAAGATTTGAAGCCCGGCCCGACGTGTGAGAGGAACTTTGGTTTGTTCGAACCGAACTTCACACCAGTTTACGACATAGGAATTCTGAAACCGATG GCAACCGAAACCGTCCCACCGGGCAAGAAACAGAGGCCCCAAAAACAACATTGGTGTCTACCCAAACATGATGTAAGTGATAATAGATTGCAGATGAATCTTGACTATGTGGTGGTTTGGGCTTCGATTGCAGCCCGATTCAGGAAGACGGGACGTGGTTTTACCCGAATACGTTCCGGGACCATGCATCCTACGCCATGA